The following coding sequences lie in one Haemorhous mexicanus isolate bHaeMex1 unplaced genomic scaffold, bHaeMex1.pri scaffold_150_ctg1, whole genome shotgun sequence genomic window:
- the LOC132322832 gene encoding loricrin-like — translation MVGGGTMGGGTMRGVIIMGGGTIVGGGTMGGGTMGDVIITGGGTIVGGVIMRGVIVGGGTIVGGVIMRGVIVGGGTIVGGVITGGGTMVGGGTMGGGTMRGVTIVGGVIIMGSGAIMGGVIMRGGTMGGGTMGDVTIVGGVIMRGVIIMGGGTMVGGGTMGGGTMGGGTIVGGVIIMGGGTMRGGTIMGGGTMGGVIITGGVVMGGGTITGGVIMRGVIIMERGTMGGGTIMGGVKAMGDVTIVGGGTIMGGGKATRDVIVDGGTMMGDVIVGGGTIVGGGTMAGVIIMGGGTIMGDVIVGGGTVLGGVKAMGDVTVECDTVMGDVIMGGDTVMADHTVMGDVKAMGDVTIVGDVTVGGDTIMEDVKPMGDGTTMGDVKPMGGGTIMGDVTVGGGIVMGDVTIMGGAKAMGDATVGGGTIGGDVTIGDVTIMGDVPVGDATTTGDVIMGGATIVGGDTTIRNVTVADATMGDATTVADVTVGDVPVGDATTADATMADVTVGDATTLGGAIMGGHHMTGATTVGNVTAADVTPGDATTGGATTGGVTFGGATVAGGGTGGATITGDATAVGDVTVGGATTVGSVITVRTVTVGDVTSAGATVGDATMGDVTLGDVTLGDATTVGDATTVGDVTLGDATTVGDATMGDVTMGDVTLGDVPIGDATTMPPPLEMPP, via the coding sequence ATGGTGGGGGGTGGCACCATGGGAGGTGGCACCATGAGAGGTGTCATCATCATGGGAGGTGGCACCATCGTGGGAGGTGGCACCATGGGAGGTGGCACCATGGGAGATGTCATCATCACGGGAGGTGGCACCATCGTGGGAGGTGTCATCATGAGAGGTGTCATCGTGGGAGGTGGCACCATCGTGGGAGGTGTCATCATGAGAGGTGTCATCGTGGGAGGTGGCACCATCGTGGGAGGCGTCATCACGGGAGGGGGCACCATGGTGGGAGGGGGCACCATGGGAGGTGGCACCATGAGAGGTGTCACCATCGTGGGAGGTGTCATCATCATGGGAAGTGGTGCCATCATGGGAGGTGTCATCATGAGAGGTGGCACCATGGGAGGTGGCACCATGGGAGATGTCACCATCGTGGGAGGTGTCATCATGAGAGGTGTCATCATCATGGGAGGTGGCACCATGGTGGGAGGTGGCACCATGGGAGGTGGCACCATGGGAGGCGGCACCATCGTGGGAGGTGTCATCATCATGGGAGGTGGCACCATGAGAGGTGGCACCATCATGGGAGGTGGCACCATGGGAGGTGTCATCATCACGGGAGGTGTCGTCATGGGAGGTGGCACCATCACAGGAGGTGTCATCATGAGAGGTGTCATCATAATGGAACGTGGCACCATGGGAGGTGGCACCATCATGGGAGGTGTCAAAGCCATGGGAGATGTCACCATCGTGGGAGGTGGCACCATCATGGGAGGTGGCAAAGCCACGCGAGATGTCATTGTGGATGGTGGCACCATGATGGGAGATGTCATTGTTGGAGGTGGCACCATTGTGGGAGGTGGCACCATGGCAGGTGTCATCATCATGGGAGGTGGCACCATCATGGGAGATGTCATCGTAGGAGGTGGCACCGTCTTGGGAGGCGTCAAAGCCATGGGAGATGTCACCGTGGAATGTGACACCGTCATGGGAGATGTCATCATGGGAGGTGACACTGTCATGGCAGATCACACAGTCATGGGAGATGTCAAAGCCATGGGAGATGTCACCATCGTGGGAGATGTCACTGTGGGTGGTGACACCATCATGGAAGATGTCAAACCCATGGGAGATGGCACCACCATGGGAGATGTCAAACCCATGGGAGGTGGCACCATCATGGGAGATGTCACTGTGGGTGGTGGCATTGTCATGGGAGATGTCACCATCATGGGAGGTGCCAAAGCCATGGGAGATGCCACAGTGGGAGGTGGCACCATTGGAGGAGATGTCACCATAGGAGATGTCACCATCATGGGAGATGTCCCTGTTGGAGATGCCACCACCACGGGAGACGTCATTATGGGAGGTGCCACCATTGTGGGAGGTGACACCACCATCAGAAATGTCACTGTGGCCGATGCCACCATGGGAGATGCCACCACTGTGGCCGATGTCACCGTTGGAGATGTCCCTGTGGGAGATGCCACCACTGCAGATGCCACCATGGCAGATGTCACCGTTGGAGATGCCACCACCCTTGGAGGTGCCATCATGGGGGGTCATCACATGACCGGTGCCACCACCGTGGGAAACGTCACAGCGGCCGATGTCACCCCGGGAGATGCCACCACTGGAGGTGCCACCACGGGAGGTGTCACTTTTGGAGGTGCCACCGTGGCAGGCGGTGGCACAGGAGGTGCCACCATCACTGGAGATGCCACCGCTGTTGGAGATGTCACCGTGGGAGGAGCCACCACCGTGGGAAGTGTCATCACCGTGAGAACTGTCACCGTGGGAGATGTCACCTCGGCAGGTGCCACCGTGGGAGATGCCACCATGGGAGATGTCACCTTGGGAGATGTCACCTTGGGAGATGCCACCACTGTTGGAGATGCCACCACTGTTGGAGATGTCACCTTGGGAGATGCCACCACTGTTGGAGATGCCACCATGGGAGATGTCACCATGGGAGATGTCACCTTGGGAGATGTCCCCATT